A portion of the Pseudomonas synxantha BG33R genome contains these proteins:
- a CDS encoding ABC transporter substrate-binding protein, which produces MTPLRSLFAALLLPLCATAAHAQDWKEIRFGVFPEYPPFESVAADGSLQGFDIELGNAICAKLEVKCTWVHNEFDGMIPALRARKFDAIMSSMAVTPAREKVIDFTDRLFLSPTSVITRKGADFGDTPESLKGKQVGVLQGSLQEAYARAHLARLGAQIKAYQSQEQNYADLQNGRLDATLTDKLEAQLNFLSKPEGADFKTGPAFKDPTLPLDIAMGLRKNDQALRELINKGIAAVQADGTYAQIQKKYFGDQDIYNE; this is translated from the coding sequence ATGACTCCACTGCGATCACTCTTCGCTGCGTTGCTGTTGCCTCTGTGCGCCACCGCCGCCCACGCCCAGGACTGGAAAGAAATCCGTTTTGGCGTGTTCCCCGAATACCCACCCTTCGAATCCGTGGCCGCCGACGGCAGCCTGCAAGGCTTCGATATTGAACTGGGCAACGCCATCTGCGCCAAGCTCGAAGTGAAATGCACCTGGGTGCACAATGAATTCGACGGCATGATCCCGGCCCTGCGTGCGCGCAAGTTCGACGCCATCATGTCCTCCATGGCCGTGACCCCGGCTCGCGAAAAAGTCATCGACTTTACCGATCGCCTGTTCCTCAGCCCCACCTCGGTGATCACGCGCAAAGGCGCCGACTTCGGCGATACCCCGGAATCGCTCAAGGGCAAGCAGGTCGGCGTGCTGCAAGGCTCGCTGCAGGAAGCCTACGCCCGAGCGCACCTGGCCAGGCTGGGCGCGCAGATCAAGGCGTACCAGTCTCAAGAGCAGAACTACGCCGACCTGCAAAACGGGCGCCTCGACGCCACCCTCACCGACAAACTCGAAGCCCAGCTCAACTTCCTGTCCAAGCCCGAAGGCGCCGACTTCAAGACCGGCCCTGCCTTCAAGGACCCGACCCTGCCGCTGGACATCGCCATGGGCCTGCGCAAGAACGACCAGGCACTGCGTGAGCTGATCAACAAAGGCATCGCCGCCGTCCAGGCCGATGGCACTTACGCGCAGATCCAGAAGAAATACTTCGGCGATCAAGATATCTACAACGAGTGA
- the ctlX gene encoding citrulline utilization hydrolase CtlX produces the protein MQTTNTVLMIRPARFAFNPDTAINNRFQRPPPDPLSAQHKALEEFDGYVDTLRSHGVEVLVVQDTPAPHTPDSIFPNNWWSSHADGSLVLYPMQGQNRRLERNKGVLQVLEQRFAINTTIDLSHLEQQDIFLEGTGSMVLDRQHRISYACHSGRTHHAALRQFAERLDYQLCVFHALDRHHAPIYHSNVMMSVGRDLAVVCLQALPDERERLALERSLRDTGKDILALDFDQLEAFAGNMLEVHDRDGQPLLVMSASAWRALQPAQRQQVERHTRPVVVNIDNIERIGGGSARCMLAEVHLPIRPSFQ, from the coding sequence ATGCAAACCACCAACACCGTCCTGATGATTCGCCCGGCGCGTTTTGCCTTCAACCCGGATACCGCGATCAACAACCGTTTTCAACGCCCGCCGCCGGACCCGCTCAGTGCACAGCACAAAGCGCTGGAAGAATTCGACGGCTATGTCGACACCCTGCGCAGTCACGGCGTGGAGGTGCTGGTGGTGCAGGACACTCCGGCCCCTCACACCCCGGACTCGATCTTTCCCAATAATTGGTGGAGCAGCCACGCCGACGGCAGCCTGGTGCTCTACCCCATGCAAGGCCAGAACCGACGACTGGAGCGCAACAAGGGCGTGCTGCAAGTTCTGGAGCAGCGCTTTGCGATCAACACCACCATCGACCTCAGCCACCTGGAACAACAGGACATCTTCCTCGAAGGCACCGGCAGTATGGTGCTCGACCGCCAGCACCGCATCAGCTACGCCTGCCACTCCGGGCGCACCCATCACGCGGCGCTGCGCCAGTTTGCCGAACGTCTGGACTACCAACTCTGCGTGTTCCACGCCCTGGACCGCCACCACGCGCCGATCTACCACAGCAACGTGATGATGAGCGTCGGTCGCGACCTCGCAGTGGTGTGCCTGCAAGCCCTGCCCGACGAGCGCGAGCGCCTGGCCCTGGAACGCTCACTGCGCGACACCGGCAAGGACATCCTCGCCCTCGACTTCGACCAGTTGGAAGCCTTCGCCGGCAACATGCTCGAAGTCCACGACCGTGACGGCCAACCGCTGCTGGTGATGTCCGCCAGCGCCTGGCGCGCGTTGCAACCGGCGCAGCGCCAGCAGGTGGAGCGCCATACGCGACCAGTGGTGGTGAATATCGACAACATCGAACGCATCGGCGGCGGCAGTGCCCGTTGCATGTTGGCCGAAGTGCATCTGCCGATCCGCCCCTCATTTCAATAA
- a CDS encoding ornithine cyclodeaminase, whose protein sequence is MTRYIDVNDLSYLVSQKGVQTCITEMAEYIRADYLRWQDFEKCARLANHSPDGVIELMPVSDASLYAFKYVNGHPKNTLAGMLTVMAFGALGDVDTGKPVLLAEMTLTTAIRTAATSALVARYLARDNSRSMALIGNGCQSEFQALAFHAMLGINEIRLFDIDAKATAKLAANLKAFPAIKVILADSVAEAVKGADIVTTVTADKAYATILTDEMIEPGMHLNAVGGDCPGKTELDRRIVERARVIVEYEPQSRIEGEIQHMPEDSPVTELWQVINGQKPGRENARQITLFDSVGFAIEDYSALRYVLDVAKALDVGSELELVPDLADPKDLFARLARQPVAQHKKRA, encoded by the coding sequence ATGACCCGTTATATCGACGTCAACGACCTCAGCTACCTGGTTTCGCAAAAAGGTGTGCAAACCTGCATCACCGAGATGGCCGAGTACATCCGTGCCGACTACCTGCGCTGGCAGGACTTCGAGAAATGCGCACGCCTGGCCAACCATTCACCGGATGGCGTGATCGAGTTGATGCCCGTCTCGGACGCCTCGCTGTACGCGTTCAAATACGTCAACGGCCACCCGAAAAACACTCTGGCCGGTATGTTGACCGTGATGGCCTTTGGCGCCTTGGGCGATGTGGATACCGGCAAACCCGTGCTGCTGGCGGAAATGACCCTGACTACCGCCATCCGCACCGCTGCCACCTCGGCCCTGGTCGCCCGCTACCTGGCGCGCGACAACAGCCGCAGCATGGCGTTGATCGGCAACGGCTGCCAAAGCGAATTCCAGGCCCTGGCCTTCCACGCCATGCTTGGCATTAACGAAATTCGCCTGTTCGATATCGACGCCAAGGCCACCGCCAAACTCGCCGCCAACCTCAAGGCGTTTCCGGCGATCAAGGTGATCCTGGCTGACAGCGTGGCCGAGGCGGTCAAAGGCGCGGATATCGTCACCACCGTCACCGCCGACAAGGCTTATGCAACCATCCTCACCGACGAGATGATCGAACCGGGTATGCACCTCAATGCCGTGGGTGGCGATTGCCCGGGCAAGACCGAGCTGGACCGGCGCATCGTCGAACGCGCCCGGGTGATCGTGGAATACGAACCGCAAAGCCGCATCGAAGGTGAGATCCAGCACATGCCTGAGGATTCGCCGGTGACGGAGTTGTGGCAAGTGATCAACGGCCAGAAGCCCGGCCGCGAGAATGCGCGCCAGATCACCCTGTTCGACTCGGTGGGTTTTGCCATCGAAGACTACTCGGCCCTGCGCTATGTACTGGACGTCGCCAAGGCGTTGGACGTGGGCAGCGAGCTGGAACTGGTACCCGACCTAGCTGACCCCAAAGACCTGTTTGCCCGCCTGGCCCGGCAGCCGGTCGCACAGCACAAAAAGCGCGCCTGA
- a CDS encoding LuxR C-terminal-related transcriptional regulator has translation MNALAQQFPDLERLAFKLSPAPQIVTSDRVILDCNDAFLKLFGYTRQALVNQLTLLIYPSQADYHAIGKRSHDWLLDSDNGFYSDERFMQHHNGEVFWAKSHGYTLTPKDPFKLMIWHFERLDRLHQGTGDLTPREREIAMHIVNGFKSKEIALRLAISHRTVEVHRARLMKKLQAKTVVELVSKIIMVA, from the coding sequence ATGAACGCCCTTGCACAGCAATTTCCCGACCTCGAACGCCTGGCGTTCAAGCTGTCCCCTGCCCCGCAGATCGTCACCAGCGACCGGGTAATACTCGACTGCAACGATGCCTTCCTGAAGCTGTTCGGCTATACGCGCCAGGCGCTGGTCAATCAGTTGACCCTGCTGATCTACCCGTCCCAGGCCGACTACCATGCCATCGGCAAGCGCAGCCATGACTGGCTGCTCGACAGCGACAACGGCTTTTATTCCGATGAGCGCTTCATGCAGCACCACAATGGCGAAGTGTTCTGGGCCAAGTCCCACGGCTACACCCTCACCCCCAAAGACCCGTTCAAGCTGATGATCTGGCACTTCGAACGCCTGGACCGTCTGCATCAGGGCACTGGCGACCTCACGCCGCGGGAGCGGGAAATCGCCATGCACATCGTCAATGGTTTCAAGTCCAAGGAAATCGCCCTGCGCCTGGCGATTTCCCACCGCACGGTGGAAGTGCACCGGGCGCGGTTGATGAAGAAATTGCAGGCCAAGACCGTGGTGGAGTTGGTGTCGAAGATCATTATGGTGGCGTGA
- a CDS encoding class I adenylate-forming enzyme family protein, whose product MNIANWLHDTQRRAPQRPALFNGTTQVADYATFAAHVRQRAAHLVDQHGLVPGDAVALLMKNSCDYLELLYAIWWMGAVAVPINAKLHPSEAAWIADNAEARLIFTDGGRVFSSRDLPPRCKELDGHLLPPNTGWPTLEQPVPRHDQDLAWLFYTSGTTGRSKGVMLSHGNLVAMSLCYATDVDAVSADDAAVYAAPMSHGAGLYNFIHVRCGARHVVPASHGFDAAELFGLAEQVGNVSLFAAPTMVKRMVEQARRQDYHGAGIKTIVYGGGPMYLADLREAADTFGPRLVQIYGQGESPMTISVLPRAVIADRQRPDWASLAASVGHAQSCVEIRILDTAHQPLPTGERGEIAVRGATVMQGYWRNPQATGQTLVDGWLLTGDIGYLDAAGYLTLTDRSKDVIISGGSNVYPREVEEVLAQHPQVFEVCVVGEPDAQWGESVVAFVVTRSGQPLDEGELTAWFLARMASFKKPKKYVWRSDLPKNSYGKILKTDLRQWLKAASIAAL is encoded by the coding sequence ATGAACATTGCCAACTGGCTGCACGACACCCAGCGTCGGGCCCCGCAACGCCCGGCGCTGTTCAACGGCACCACCCAAGTGGCCGACTACGCCACCTTCGCCGCCCACGTGCGCCAACGCGCCGCGCACCTGGTGGACCAGCACGGCCTGGTGCCGGGGGACGCGGTGGCGCTGCTGATGAAAAACAGCTGCGACTACCTGGAGTTGCTCTACGCCATCTGGTGGATGGGCGCCGTGGCAGTGCCGATCAATGCCAAACTGCATCCCAGCGAAGCGGCGTGGATTGCCGATAACGCCGAGGCACGCTTGATCTTTACCGATGGCGGCCGGGTGTTCTCATCGCGGGATTTGCCCCCGCGCTGCAAGGAGCTGGACGGCCACCTCTTACCTCCCAACACTGGCTGGCCGACCCTGGAACAACCGGTGCCACGCCACGACCAGGACCTCGCCTGGCTGTTCTATACCTCCGGCACGACAGGGCGCTCCAAGGGCGTGATGCTGTCCCACGGCAACCTGGTCGCGATGTCGCTGTGCTACGCCACAGATGTCGATGCGGTCAGCGCCGACGATGCGGCAGTGTATGCCGCGCCGATGTCCCACGGTGCTGGCCTGTATAACTTCATCCATGTGCGCTGCGGCGCACGCCACGTGGTGCCGGCCTCCCATGGCTTCGACGCCGCCGAGCTGTTCGGGCTGGCCGAGCAGGTGGGCAATGTGTCGCTGTTTGCCGCGCCGACCATGGTCAAGCGCATGGTCGAGCAGGCACGGCGCCAGGATTATCACGGCGCTGGCATCAAGACCATCGTGTATGGCGGCGGCCCGATGTACCTGGCCGATCTGCGTGAAGCCGCCGACACCTTCGGGCCGCGCCTGGTGCAGATCTACGGTCAGGGCGAGAGCCCCATGACCATCAGCGTGTTGCCCCGTGCAGTGATTGCCGATCGCCAACGCCCCGACTGGGCCAGCCTGGCCGCTTCGGTGGGCCACGCGCAGTCCTGTGTGGAAATCCGTATTCTCGATACTGCGCACCAGCCTTTGCCCACCGGCGAGCGCGGCGAAATCGCGGTGCGTGGCGCCACCGTGATGCAAGGCTACTGGCGCAACCCGCAGGCCACTGGCCAAACCTTGGTGGACGGCTGGCTGCTGACCGGTGATATCGGCTATCTCGACGCGGCCGGCTATCTGACCCTGACGGATCGCTCCAAGGACGTGATCATCAGCGGCGGCAGCAACGTCTACCCGCGTGAAGTCGAGGAAGTACTGGCCCAGCATCCGCAGGTGTTTGAGGTGTGCGTGGTGGGCGAGCCGGACGCTCAGTGGGGCGAGTCGGTGGTGGCATTTGTGGTGACGCGCAGCGGCCAGCCCCTGGATGAGGGCGAACTCACCGCCTGGTTCCTGGCGCGCATGGCCTCGTTCAAGAAACCGAAAAAATATGTGTGGCGCAGCGACTTGCCCAAGAACAGCTACGGCAAGATTCTCAAGACCGACTTGCGGCAGTGGTTGAAAGCAGCGAGTATCGCCGCGCTTTGA
- a CDS encoding acetyl-CoA acetyltransferase produces the protein MPADCVSIVAAGHSRFGRLEGTTLEDLIVQVTREALSDAAIDASQIDALFLGHFNSGLVPDGFAASLLLQADPGLRFKPATRCENACASGSAAIQAGVNAILSGSAELVLVVGAEKMTHTSTAAVTQALAGAGYQNDPAEAGLSFPQLFGRAARQYAERYHCPLGSMAAIATKNHSNAMANPLAQMHREMNFEHCNNVSQSNPFVADSLRLTDCSLISDGAAAIILASPKRARAFRREVQIRAMTQVNDTLPIAQRDILAFEGPQRAIHAALRAANVTLADLSFAEVHDCFTIAELLIYEAMGLAPKGEGHRVLDSGVVRAGGRLPVNLSGGLKAKGHPVGATGVSMHALAFRQLTGEPIGLAVPNPEFGLVFNMGGMAVANYASVLQARRS, from the coding sequence ATGCCTGCTGATTGCGTCTCCATTGTTGCCGCTGGTCACTCCCGCTTTGGTCGCTTGGAAGGCACCACGCTGGAAGACCTGATCGTCCAGGTTACCCGTGAAGCCCTGAGCGACGCTGCGATTGATGCGTCGCAAATCGACGCGCTGTTCCTGGGGCATTTCAACTCTGGGCTGGTGCCCGACGGCTTTGCCGCCTCGTTGCTGTTGCAGGCCGACCCCGGGCTGCGCTTCAAACCTGCCACCCGCTGCGAAAACGCCTGCGCTTCGGGTTCGGCGGCGATCCAGGCGGGAGTCAATGCGATTCTCTCCGGCAGCGCCGAGTTGGTGCTGGTGGTGGGCGCCGAAAAGATGACCCACACCAGCACCGCCGCGGTCACCCAAGCGCTGGCCGGCGCCGGCTATCAGAACGACCCGGCCGAAGCCGGCCTGAGTTTCCCGCAATTGTTCGGCCGCGCCGCCCGCCAATACGCCGAGCGCTACCACTGCCCGCTGGGCTCGATGGCGGCCATCGCCACCAAAAACCACTCCAACGCCATGGCGAACCCTCTGGCGCAGATGCATCGGGAGATGAATTTCGAGCACTGCAACAACGTGTCCCAGAGCAACCCGTTCGTGGCCGACTCCCTGCGGCTGACGGACTGTTCGCTGATCAGCGACGGCGCCGCTGCGATCATCCTGGCGTCACCCAAACGTGCGCGAGCGTTTCGCCGCGAGGTGCAGATCCGGGCGATGACCCAGGTCAATGACACCTTGCCCATCGCCCAGCGCGACATCCTCGCCTTTGAAGGCCCGCAACGAGCGATCCATGCAGCGCTGCGCGCAGCGAATGTGACCCTGGCAGACCTGAGCTTCGCCGAGGTGCACGACTGTTTCACCATTGCCGAGCTGCTGATCTACGAAGCCATGGGCCTGGCGCCCAAAGGCGAAGGGCATCGCGTGCTCGACAGCGGCGTGGTGCGTGCCGGCGGGCGCTTGCCGGTCAACCTTTCCGGCGGGCTCAAGGCCAAGGGGCATCCGGTCGGTGCAACGGGGGTGTCCATGCATGCCTTGGCGTTCCGGCAATTGACCGGCGAACCGATTGGCCTGGCGGTGCCCAACCCGGAGTTCGGCCTGGTGTTCAACATGGGCGGCATGGCGGTGGCCAACTACGCATCGGTCCTGCAGGCACGCCGGAGCTGA